A genome region from Primulina eburnea isolate SZY01 chromosome 9, ASM2296580v1, whole genome shotgun sequence includes the following:
- the LOC140841718 gene encoding nascent polypeptide-associated complex subunit beta-like produces the protein MNVDKLKKMAGSVRTGGKGTMRRKKKAVHKTTTTDDKRLQSTLKRIGVNAIPAIEEVNIFKEDVVIQFTNPKVQASIAANTWVVSGSPQTKKLQDILPQIIHQLGPDNLENLKKLAEQFQKQVPPTGTGASATGATEDNDDDVPDLVPGETFEAAAEENHAP, from the exons ATGAATGTGGATAAGTTAAAGAAGATGGCCGGTTCGGTCCGCACCGGTGGGAAGGGCACCATGAGAAG AAAGAAGAAGGCGGTTcacaaaacaaccacaacagATGATAAAAGGCTTCAAAGCACCTTGAAGAGAATAGGAGTTAATGCAATACCTGCAATTGAGGAAGTCAATATCTTCAAGGAGGATGTCGTAATTCAGTTCACCAACCCTAAAG TTCAAGCATCTATAGCTGCCAACACTTGGGTTGTTAGTGGTTCTCCTCAGACCAAGA AATTGCAAGACATACTCCCACAGATTATCCACCAATTGG GTCCTGATAACTTGGAGAATTTGAAGAAATTGGCAGAGCAGTTCCAAAAGCAAGTCCCTCCCACCGGTACAGGTGCATCTGCTACCGGAGCAACAGAGGACAACGATGATGATGTGCCAGACCTTGTTCCTGGCGAAACATTTGAGGCTGCGGCAGAGGAGAACCATGCTCCTTAA